The following proteins come from a genomic window of Paenibacillus sp. CAA11:
- a CDS encoding GTP-binding protein, producing the protein MEKSKIPVTVLSGYLGSGKTTVLNHVLRNRQGLKVAVIVNDMSEINIDAGLVRGEAMLSRTEERLVEMSNGCICCTLREDLIQEVAALAKEGRFDYILIESTGISEPIPIAQTFSYIDESTGIHLGETSRLDCLVTVVDAYRFWHDLASGQSLVDRGEASKKEDTRDIVDLLIDQIETCDVLLLNKCDLVEAEELSKLEGILRKLQPNAKLIRTIQGQVNPSEILNTGLFSFEKACMSPGWIQELQAEHHTPETDEYGIGSFVYRRRAPFHPERLSHFMDRWPEEIVRAKGLLWLAAEEDLAASISQAGPSIQFGPAGRWVASLPKAMQQEIIASEPDVLKRWDPKWGDRLNELVLIGIGYNQSQIENQLDACLLTEQELEQDWSQFRNPLPWIDSSEAADFQ; encoded by the coding sequence ATGGAGAAGTCTAAAATACCTGTAACTGTACTAAGCGGTTACTTGGGGTCAGGCAAGACTACTGTGCTAAATCATGTGCTCCGGAACCGGCAGGGGTTGAAGGTGGCTGTTATTGTGAACGACATGAGTGAAATCAATATTGATGCTGGACTAGTTCGAGGAGAAGCGATGCTATCCCGTACAGAAGAGCGACTTGTTGAGATGTCTAACGGCTGTATCTGCTGCACGCTTAGAGAGGATCTAATTCAGGAGGTTGCCGCTTTGGCGAAAGAGGGACGCTTTGATTATATCCTTATTGAGTCAACGGGAATTAGCGAACCCATCCCCATTGCGCAAACTTTTAGCTATATAGACGAGAGTACGGGGATCCATCTTGGAGAAACTTCCCGTCTGGATTGTCTGGTTACCGTTGTAGATGCATACCGGTTCTGGCACGATTTGGCGTCAGGACAAAGTCTTGTTGATCGGGGAGAGGCTTCCAAGAAGGAGGATACCCGTGATATTGTAGACCTGCTGATTGATCAGATTGAAACCTGTGATGTTCTCTTGCTGAATAAATGCGATTTGGTTGAAGCGGAGGAGCTAAGCAAGCTTGAAGGCATTCTTAGAAAGCTCCAGCCTAATGCAAAACTGATTCGGACCATACAGGGGCAGGTCAATCCTTCAGAGATTTTGAACACCGGCTTGTTTAGCTTTGAGAAGGCTTGTATGTCTCCCGGCTGGATTCAAGAATTGCAGGCAGAACATCATACACCTGAAACGGACGAATACGGCATCGGTTCCTTTGTCTACAGAAGAAGGGCTCCCTTTCATCCGGAACGGCTTAGTCATTTTATGGACAGATGGCCTGAGGAGATTGTTCGCGCTAAAGGCCTGCTATGGCTTGCCGCCGAGGAGGATCTGGCAGCTTCTATCAGTCAGGCAGGACCTTCTATTCAATTCGGTCCGGCCGGCAGGTGGGTTGCCTCACTGCCGAAAGCGATGCAGCAGGAGATCATTGCAAGTGAGCCGGATGTTCTGAAGCGCTGGGATCCTAAGTGGGGTGACCGCTTGAATGAGCTCGTACTGATTGGCATCGGCTATAACCAAAGCCAGATCGAGAATCAGCTCGATGCATGCCTTCTAACCGAGCAAGAGCTTGAGCAGGATTGGTCTCAATTTAGGAATCCGCTGCCTTGGATTGATTCATCTGAAGCTGCTGATTTTCAATAG
- the rpmG gene encoding 50S ribosomal protein L33, with translation MEVTLMRVVVTLACTECGDRNYTTTKNREIIQNEWNYRKYCLRLRNYTIHRETR, from the coding sequence ATGGAGGTGACACTAATGCGAGTAGTTGTTACTCTGGCATGTACCGAATGTGGTGATAGAAATTATACGACAACCAAGAATAGAGAAATCATACAGAACGAATGGAACTATCGCAAATATTGTCTCCGGTTAAGAAATTACACGATCCACCGGGAGACCCGTTAA
- a CDS encoding metal ABC transporter ATP-binding protein, giving the protein MILSSMQDVVFGYGDEPVVENITLDIHVGEFLGITGPNGAAKTTILKLLLGLLKPWSGTVRIHEEALAGRKLVVGYVPQQVASFNSGFPSKVIELVRSGCYSRLGLFRRFTEEQEAVVERSLKQVGMWEFRNRKIGELSGGQKQRICIARALAQEPNVLILDEPTTGMDQASRIGFYELMKHYVQVHRLTVIMVTHGLEETGAYLDRVISLERKESEEWKCLTTSLCSARFGPEGSLES; this is encoded by the coding sequence TTGATATTATCATCTATGCAGGATGTGGTATTCGGATATGGTGATGAGCCTGTTGTCGAGAATATTACCCTTGACATTCATGTCGGAGAGTTTCTAGGTATCACAGGGCCCAACGGAGCAGCAAAAACAACAATTCTGAAATTGCTTCTTGGTCTGCTGAAGCCATGGAGTGGCACGGTGCGCATTCATGAGGAGGCGCTTGCGGGCCGCAAGCTTGTTGTAGGATATGTACCGCAGCAGGTAGCTTCGTTTAACAGCGGCTTTCCGAGCAAAGTGATCGAGCTTGTGCGTTCCGGATGTTATTCCCGTCTTGGACTGTTCCGGCGGTTTACAGAGGAGCAGGAAGCGGTAGTGGAGCGAAGCCTTAAGCAGGTTGGGATGTGGGAATTCCGGAACCGTAAGATCGGCGAATTATCGGGCGGCCAGAAGCAGCGTATCTGTATAGCTAGGGCGCTAGCACAAGAGCCGAACGTGCTTATATTGGATGAGCCTACCACAGGGATGGATCAGGCCAGCCGCATCGGATTTTATGAATTAATGAAGCATTATGTACAGGTTCACCGTCTTACAGTCATTATGGTTACCCATGGGCTGGAGGAGACAGGAGCGTATTTGGACCGAGTGATCTCGCTAGAGCGAAAGGAAAGTGAAGAATGGAAATGTTTGACTACGAGTTTATGCAGCGCGCGTTTTGGGCCGGAGGGTTCCTTGGAATCATAG
- a CDS encoding metal ABC transporter permease: MEMFDYEFMQRAFWAGGFLGIIAPILGVYLMLRRQVLMADTLSHVSLAGVALGSVLHFSPVISGFAIAIIGGLVIEQLRRTYRTYSEVPVAIIMTSGLALAVVLMSLKVNSNKSFTSYLFGSIVAVNNTQLWMIGAVTLIGLLYFILLRRPLYNLTFDEETAQIGGVHVKWLSFSFAVLTGMTVASAMPVVGVLLVSSLMVLPAALALRLAGGFLAAIIIAVAVGLTGIFSGLTASYYINTPPGGTIALFLLIFLIIGIAAQKLLLRGKRKNRRSAAQSVREIS, translated from the coding sequence ATGGAAATGTTTGACTACGAGTTTATGCAGCGCGCGTTTTGGGCCGGAGGGTTCCTTGGAATCATAGCTCCGATTCTGGGCGTGTATTTAATGCTGAGACGACAAGTCCTCATGGCCGATACCCTTTCTCATGTGTCTTTGGCAGGTGTTGCGCTCGGGTCAGTGCTCCATTTCAGCCCAGTTATCAGCGGATTTGCAATTGCAATTATCGGCGGCCTTGTTATAGAACAATTACGGCGTACTTACAGGACTTATAGTGAGGTCCCTGTTGCTATTATAATGACCTCTGGACTTGCGCTTGCCGTGGTCCTGATGAGTCTGAAAGTGAACTCAAATAAGAGCTTTACCTCTTATTTATTCGGCTCAATTGTAGCTGTAAACAACACCCAGCTGTGGATGATCGGAGCAGTTACTCTTATTGGCCTGCTGTACTTCATTTTGCTCCGCAGACCGTTATATAATCTAACCTTCGATGAAGAGACAGCGCAAATCGGAGGCGTCCATGTAAAATGGCTATCATTCTCCTTCGCCGTGCTAACCGGGATGACCGTTGCTTCGGCAATGCCTGTAGTTGGTGTGCTGCTGGTCTCTTCGCTGATGGTATTACCGGCAGCCCTTGCGCTTCGTCTGGCTGGAGGCTTCCTAGCTGCTATTATTATTGCTGTTGCGGTAGGCTTGACAGGTATTTTCAGCGGCTTAACAGCATCCTACTATATCAATACACCACCTGGGGGAACGATTGCCTTGTTCTTATTAATCTTCCTGATTATCGGTATTGCTGCGCAAAAGCTTCTTCTTCGAGGCAAGCGGAAAAACCGCCGTTCAGCAGCCCAGTCTGTGAGAGAAATATCTTAA
- a CDS encoding metal ABC transporter substrate-binding protein gives MVINKKKFSFAALLLSLSLVFVTAGCGSNNSNTQSSDKTNTGGSNAKSEGKLNIEVSFYPMYEFTKNVAGDLADVHTLVPGSVEPHDWEPTPQDIASIEKADVIVYNGAGMEGWIDQVLAGSGNDKLVKVEASKGIEVMDSAEEEEHDHEHAADEEEHDHDHGGLDPHVWLSPVQAIKEVRNIEAGLVQAAPAHKDEFKKNADAYVAKLEQLDQDFKDTFNNAKRKDFITQHAAFGYLARDYGLEQVAIAGLSPEQEPSASKMAEIVKFAKEHNTKTIFFETLVSSKVAETVANEIGAKSAVLNPIEGLTEEDKAKNLDYIALMRQNLEALKQALNE, from the coding sequence ATGGTGATAAATAAAAAAAAGTTCAGCTTTGCGGCTTTGCTGCTTAGTCTCAGCCTTGTATTTGTTACGGCTGGCTGCGGTTCGAACAATTCGAACACGCAAAGCTCTGACAAGACGAATACAGGAGGCTCCAACGCGAAATCCGAAGGCAAGCTGAATATTGAGGTCAGCTTCTATCCGATGTATGAATTCACAAAGAATGTAGCTGGTGATCTGGCCGACGTACATACCTTGGTGCCCGGATCGGTAGAACCTCATGATTGGGAGCCCACGCCGCAGGACATTGCCAGTATCGAGAAAGCGGATGTCATCGTATATAATGGTGCAGGAATGGAAGGCTGGATCGATCAGGTATTGGCCGGAAGCGGCAATGACAAGCTCGTAAAGGTAGAAGCGAGCAAGGGGATAGAGGTAATGGACTCTGCGGAAGAAGAGGAGCATGATCACGAACATGCTGCCGATGAAGAAGAACATGATCATGATCACGGCGGATTAGATCCTCACGTATGGTTGTCTCCTGTTCAAGCGATTAAAGAGGTTCGCAATATTGAAGCAGGGCTAGTGCAGGCAGCGCCTGCTCATAAGGATGAATTCAAGAAGAATGCGGATGCCTATGTAGCTAAGCTGGAACAATTGGATCAAGATTTCAAAGATACATTCAACAACGCGAAGCGTAAGGACTTTATTACACAGCACGCTGCGTTCGGGTATTTGGCTAGAGATTATGGCCTAGAGCAGGTTGCCATAGCGGGCTTATCCCCTGAGCAAGAGCCGTCTGCTTCGAAGATGGCGGAGATTGTTAAGTTCGCCAAGGAGCATAATACCAAAACCATATTCTTTGAAACACTTGTATCTTCTAAAGTAGCCGAAACCGTGGCTAACGAGATAGGAGCAAAATCGGCAGTACTGAATCCTATCGAGGGGCTGACTGAGGAAGATAAGGCAAAAAATCTGGACTATATTGCATTAATGAGACAGAACCTGGAGGCGCTTAAGCAGGCGCTGAACGAATAG
- a CDS encoding CobW family GTP-binding protein: MYRIPVVIISGFLGSGKTTLLLRMLQEASSLGLRPGILMNELGKQDVDGVLLEEQTGLPVQKLLDGCVCCGKIEELSGSLSELLNEQPDLILMELTGVANPDEIIKLLNSAPFLHKLQLKHVITVLDAERTLEYNSRFASDKQLIHTLRQQMKSASMVLVNKTDLAPSSTLSKLAALIAKHNPQAEVIYTQHSQLNANLLFEKLPPPSNADSAPRVSSSLSAASTSGQRLTVERRPLSGLEKEPAEASFGGLGTLTLSCSSTSVTREQIEAFLEHCADGLVRAKGYLTIKDHGTELVQHAGGRTNWESSSYPGSSYLVLIGADLDEPRLTEAWNHLYSEA, translated from the coding sequence ATGTACCGTATACCCGTGGTGATCATCAGCGGATTTTTAGGGAGTGGAAAAACAACACTGCTTCTCCGCATGCTGCAAGAAGCCTCCAGTCTGGGGCTGCGCCCCGGCATCCTTATGAATGAGCTAGGCAAGCAGGATGTGGACGGTGTCTTGCTTGAGGAACAGACCGGCCTTCCCGTTCAGAAACTTCTAGATGGATGCGTATGCTGCGGCAAAATTGAAGAGCTTTCCGGTTCTCTTTCAGAGCTGCTTAACGAGCAGCCTGATTTAATTCTGATGGAGCTCACCGGGGTGGCCAATCCCGATGAAATTATCAAGCTGCTAAACAGCGCCCCGTTCCTCCACAAGCTTCAGCTGAAGCATGTGATCACCGTGCTTGATGCAGAGCGTACCCTCGAATACAACAGCCGATTTGCTTCGGACAAACAGCTGATTCATACCCTTCGCCAGCAAATGAAATCGGCCAGCATGGTGCTCGTGAATAAGACCGATTTGGCTCCTTCGTCTACCTTGAGCAAGTTAGCTGCGCTAATTGCCAAGCACAACCCGCAAGCTGAAGTAATTTACACACAACACAGCCAGCTGAATGCGAACCTTTTATTCGAAAAACTTCCGCCCCCCTCTAATGCCGATTCAGCTCCAAGGGTTTCCTCATCCTTATCTGCCGCTTCAACGAGCGGACAACGTCTAACAGTAGAACGGCGCCCCTTATCTGGGCTTGAGAAGGAGCCAGCGGAAGCCTCTTTTGGCGGGCTTGGAACGCTGACCCTTTCTTGTTCCTCAACCTCCGTGACTCGCGAACAGATCGAAGCCTTCCTGGAGCACTGTGCTGATGGATTAGTACGTGCCAAAGGATATTTGACGATCAAGGACCACGGGACTGAACTGGTGCAGCATGCAGGGGGAAGAACAAACTGGGAAAGCTCCAGTTATCCCGGAAGCTCTTATTTAGTATTGATCGGTGCAGACCTCGATGAACCGAGACTGACCGAGGCTTGGAACCACCTTTATTCAGAAGCCTGA
- a CDS encoding winged helix-turn-helix transcriptional regulator — translation MSEDPKPKQMCVKVDRFYQIIGKKWSGPIIHTLLDKPKRFSEIHNYIPDLSKRMLNERMKELEQSGIIVRNVISERPVRIEYSLTRKGHELAEALNQMESWANKWL, via the coding sequence ATGTCTGAAGACCCAAAGCCCAAACAAATGTGTGTAAAGGTAGACCGGTTTTATCAGATCATAGGCAAGAAATGGAGCGGCCCGATCATACACACTTTGCTTGACAAGCCTAAGCGATTTAGTGAAATTCATAACTATATCCCCGATCTTAGCAAGCGCATGCTGAACGAGCGCATGAAAGAGCTTGAACAAAGCGGAATTATTGTCAGGAATGTGATTTCCGAACGACCTGTAAGGATTGAATATTCGCTGACTCGGAAAGGCCACGAGCTGGCTGAAGCTCTGAATCAGATGGAATCCTGGGCTAATAAATGGCTGTAG
- the zwf gene encoding glucose-6-phosphate dehydrogenase encodes MEAMTFVLFGATGDLAKRKIYPALYNLYLNHKMPEAFSVIGLGRREIPNADFQASVKESLKQFSRRSIDESNIDSFLSAFNYTALNVNQVDDFRHLLEVVKKRESELEIPENRLFYLSVSPEFFETIAHNITESGLGDTKGWKRLIIEKPFGHDLASARALHASLSASFSEEEIYRIDHYLGKPMVQNLEVFGFANPMLQALWSNRYIANVQITANELVGVEERAAYYDHSGAIRDMFQNHMMQLLMMTTMHLPHRSTPDEVRAKKKNIAQSLRPIAKEQVHTEVIRGQYGPGTVQGKPVNGYKEEKDIETDSQNDTYIAARLWIDTPFWNDVPFYIRTGKRTGEKSTRIVVEFKEPLKMSSKSDATAVPNLLTIEINPEERISLQLNRKNSENVGELEPIRLEFASSSKETPEAYENLIHDALRGDSTFFAHWDEVELSWAWVQPILEAFEENLAPLHTYAAGSDGPEAAHELLAQDGHKWW; translated from the coding sequence ATGGAGGCTATGACATTTGTCTTATTTGGTGCGACGGGGGATTTGGCAAAACGAAAAATCTATCCCGCCCTTTATAATCTATACTTGAATCATAAAATGCCGGAGGCATTTTCCGTAATTGGGCTTGGCCGCAGAGAAATTCCAAATGCGGATTTCCAGGCAAGTGTGAAGGAATCTCTGAAGCAATTTTCCAGACGCTCCATTGATGAATCTAACATTGATTCATTCTTGAGCGCATTTAATTATACAGCATTGAATGTAAATCAGGTGGATGATTTCCGTCATTTGCTTGAAGTTGTGAAGAAACGTGAAAGCGAATTGGAAATTCCTGAAAATCGCTTGTTCTATCTTTCCGTGTCTCCTGAGTTTTTTGAGACGATTGCCCATAATATTACGGAGAGCGGTTTGGGCGATACTAAAGGCTGGAAACGTCTGATTATCGAGAAGCCGTTCGGCCACGATCTTGCATCTGCACGCGCGCTTCATGCCAGCTTGAGCGCTTCTTTTTCAGAAGAGGAAATTTACCGGATCGACCACTATCTTGGCAAACCGATGGTACAGAACCTGGAAGTGTTCGGATTTGCTAATCCCATGCTGCAAGCGCTGTGGAGCAACCGCTACATAGCTAATGTTCAAATCACTGCTAATGAGCTGGTGGGTGTAGAAGAGAGAGCGGCATATTATGATCATTCTGGTGCTATACGCGACATGTTCCAGAATCATATGATGCAGCTGCTGATGATGACCACGATGCATCTGCCTCACCGCAGTACGCCGGATGAAGTTCGGGCGAAGAAGAAGAACATTGCGCAGTCGTTGCGCCCTATTGCCAAAGAACAGGTGCATACTGAGGTTATTCGGGGACAATATGGACCGGGTACGGTGCAAGGTAAACCTGTAAATGGGTATAAAGAAGAGAAGGATATTGAAACTGACTCTCAGAACGATACTTATATTGCAGCCCGTCTGTGGATTGATACGCCGTTCTGGAATGATGTTCCCTTCTATATTCGCACAGGTAAGAGAACCGGTGAGAAGTCCACACGTATTGTGGTGGAATTTAAGGAACCGCTCAAAATGTCTTCCAAATCGGATGCTACAGCTGTTCCGAATCTTCTTACCATTGAAATTAATCCCGAGGAGAGAATTTCTCTCCAGCTAAATAGAAAAAATAGTGAGAACGTTGGTGAACTGGAGCCAATCCGTCTGGAGTTTGCTTCAAGCTCCAAGGAAACACCTGAGGCATATGAAAATCTCATTCATGATGCCCTCCGCGGGGATTCCACGTTCTTCGCTCACTGGGATGAAGTTGAATTGTCTTGGGCATGGGTACAGCCTATTCTCGAAGCATTCGAAGAGAATCTCGCGCCGCTGCATACTTATGCTGCTGGCAGCGATGGACCAGAAGCAGCTCATGAGCTGCTGGCTCAAGACGGGCACAAATGGTGGTAA
- the gnd gene encoding phosphogluconate dehydrogenase (NAD(+)-dependent, decarboxylating), with product MQVGLVGLGKMGLNLGKNLIDHKHEVVAFDLNANAVAEMKEYGAQGTSDLKNLVSSLSTPRILWIMVPHNVVDSVLSDITPLLDKGDIVIEAGNSHYKESIRRANELKEQGVHYMDVGTSGGMEGARNGACYMIGGNAEAWAIVEPIFRDTAVENGYLYAGESGSGHYLKMVHNGVEYGMMAAIGEGFEVLEKSPFDFDYEKVARVWNNGSVIRSWLMELTENAFSKDSKLEGIKGVMHSSGEGKWTVEEALDLQAATPVIAMSLLMRYRSLDNDTFTGKVVAALRNEFGGHAVEKK from the coding sequence ATGCAAGTAGGATTAGTTGGTTTGGGAAAAATGGGTCTAAATTTAGGGAAGAATCTGATTGATCATAAGCACGAGGTAGTTGCTTTCGATTTGAATGCAAATGCTGTGGCAGAAATGAAGGAGTACGGAGCCCAAGGAACTTCCGATCTGAAGAACTTGGTAAGCTCCCTGAGCACTCCGCGCATTCTGTGGATTATGGTTCCGCACAATGTGGTTGACTCGGTGCTGAGCGACATTACTCCGCTGTTGGACAAGGGTGATATCGTCATCGAAGCGGGGAATTCTCACTATAAAGAATCCATCCGCCGTGCGAACGAACTGAAAGAACAAGGCGTTCATTACATGGACGTAGGTACATCCGGCGGTATGGAAGGCGCACGTAACGGCGCTTGCTATATGATTGGCGGAAATGCTGAGGCTTGGGCAATCGTTGAGCCGATTTTCCGTGACACAGCTGTAGAGAACGGCTATCTGTATGCAGGGGAATCCGGCAGCGGCCATTACCTGAAAATGGTACACAACGGCGTTGAGTACGGCATGATGGCGGCGATCGGTGAGGGCTTTGAAGTGCTTGAGAAGAGCCCATTCGATTTTGACTATGAGAAGGTTGCACGCGTTTGGAACAATGGTTCAGTTATTCGCTCCTGGCTGATGGAACTCACTGAGAATGCATTCTCCAAAGACAGCAAGCTGGAAGGCATCAAGGGCGTTATGCATTCCTCCGGCGAAGGCAAATGGACGGTGGAAGAAGCGCTTGACCTGCAAGCAGCAACTCCTGTAATCGCAATGTCCCTGTTGATGCGTTATCGTTCTCTGGATAACGATACGTTTACAGGTAAAGTGGTAGCAGCACTCCGCAATGAATTTGGCGGACATGCCGTTGAGAAGAAATAA
- a CDS encoding MATE family efflux transporter — MLQGSKKAKTMTVFAITWPIFVEMLFHILMGNVDTFMLSHVSDDVVSAVGISRQLIEFTIILFNLLGLGVGVIIAQLLGAGKHKEASQVTASALTFNLVFSLAISILFIVSRDLLLSFYHIPSSIKEHAEIYMMLVGGSLFLEALMLTAGPVIRSHGFTRDTMMVGIGMNIIHVGGNALLIYGWMGLPQLGVMGAAISTIISRIIACVWIFILLYKRTEAPIKLKYYFQMKWRELTAILKIGIPSGLEWLSYQMSQMVVTRIVSFMGATAIATHVYANSIVYFFMMFGMAIGDGTEIVVARLVGSGQKEKAYHQLLRSLRWALGITIVAILSVSFFRQEIMSIFTEDASIISMGATILMFCIVLEPGRVFNHVVINSLRAAGDVKFPLMMAIISMWGIKFPLAYLLGIHFGYGLIGVWIAHACDEWVRGVFHYFRWKGRRWQNKSLLSPAALGQESVSG, encoded by the coding sequence ATGCTTCAGGGGAGTAAGAAGGCCAAGACAATGACGGTGTTTGCCATTACCTGGCCGATTTTTGTGGAAATGCTGTTTCATATTCTGATGGGGAATGTAGACACATTTATGCTGAGCCATGTATCGGATGATGTTGTCTCAGCAGTGGGGATTTCCAGGCAGCTTATCGAGTTTACAATTATTCTGTTTAACCTTTTAGGCCTAGGTGTCGGCGTTATCATTGCACAGCTGCTTGGAGCCGGTAAGCATAAGGAAGCTAGTCAAGTTACAGCCTCTGCCTTAACTTTTAATTTGGTGTTCAGCTTGGCTATCAGCATTTTGTTCATCGTAAGCAGAGATCTGCTGCTATCGTTCTACCATATTCCGTCATCCATTAAGGAGCATGCGGAAATCTATATGATGCTTGTAGGAGGCTCATTATTTCTGGAAGCCTTGATGCTGACAGCAGGACCGGTGATCCGCTCCCATGGATTTACCCGGGATACGATGATGGTGGGAATTGGCATGAACATCATTCATGTTGGCGGAAATGCGCTGCTGATTTATGGCTGGATGGGACTGCCTCAACTAGGAGTGATGGGTGCTGCGATTTCCACGATTATCAGCAGAATCATTGCTTGTGTTTGGATATTTATTTTGCTGTACAAACGTACAGAAGCACCGATTAAGCTTAAGTATTATTTCCAAATGAAATGGCGTGAACTTACTGCGATTTTGAAGATCGGGATCCCTTCCGGCCTGGAATGGCTCTCCTATCAGATGAGTCAGATGGTAGTTACACGGATTGTAAGCTTCATGGGGGCAACAGCTATTGCAACTCATGTCTACGCCAACAGCATTGTATATTTCTTCATGATGTTTGGTATGGCGATAGGAGACGGCACCGAGATCGTGGTGGCCAGGCTCGTTGGGTCAGGACAGAAGGAGAAGGCTTATCACCAGCTCTTAAGAAGCTTGCGCTGGGCATTGGGGATTACAATTGTTGCCATTCTCTCGGTATCCTTCTTCCGGCAAGAGATCATGTCGATCTTCACTGAGGATGCCAGTATCATAAGCATGGGTGCTACCATTCTTATGTTCTGTATCGTGCTGGAACCGGGCCGGGTCTTCAATCATGTAGTTATAAACTCGCTGCGTGCAGCCGGTGATGTGAAGTTTCCTTTAATGATGGCAATAATCTCTATGTGGGGCATCAAGTTCCCTCTAGCTTACTTGCTCGGCATTCATTTTGGATATGGCCTTATTGGGGTATGGATCGCGCATGCCTGTGACGAATGGGTGAGAGGGGTTTTCCACTATTTCCGCTGGAAGGGAAGACGCTGGCAGAACAAATCGCTGCTTTCCCCGGCAGCCCTGGGGCAGGAATCGGTATCAGGGTAA
- a CDS encoding sensor histidine kinase: MKRKSLLSRLKTLLPHSLKSKLLARSLFILAALLLLIGALQYVLMKNFLYQNKAESMEAQLRSLPRDLLPWHSWRNNMSSDSGTDSTGQSAPKAPFLLFPDTSLGTVSAENKYTELNEENSIGSPVLSSAEYNKIKGELPQRDKVKYRLVIDDQGDEQLVIFKPAGGPDSINGTLLQMGYKTAPLRDIAMQQLLIFLVLSLLAMAGGLALYLPVLRRTLVPLNRMIQAVEQTDAGSLAERVPDKLGQEEIERLAVSFNGMLERLEHSFEAEREAKEQMRRFIADASHELRTPLTSIHGFLEVLLRGAADNRDQLYTALNSMHGESTRIKKLVEDLLLLAKLDRAPQLQLSRGRLDALILEMEPHLRMLAGERTVRFDLTAGLMGNYDPDQIKQVILNLFSNAIQHTDPKEGLIQLSLVTVDHEAFLTVRDNGPGISEDHAQHIFERFYRSDSSRTRRQGGAGLGLSISQSIVQAHKGRIGVDSKPGSGSTFWVRLPLQQEGS, encoded by the coding sequence ATGAAACGCAAGTCATTGCTGAGCAGACTTAAGACGTTGTTACCACACTCCTTGAAGTCCAAGCTGCTTGCCCGCTCTCTCTTCATACTTGCAGCGCTGCTGCTGCTGATTGGCGCACTGCAGTATGTGCTAATGAAAAATTTTCTCTATCAGAATAAAGCTGAAAGTATGGAAGCACAGCTTAGATCTCTCCCGCGTGATCTTCTGCCATGGCATAGCTGGAGAAACAACATGAGTAGTGATAGCGGAACGGACAGCACCGGTCAGTCCGCTCCTAAAGCTCCTTTTCTGCTGTTCCCTGACACTTCCTTAGGCACAGTGAGTGCGGAGAATAAGTACACTGAGCTTAATGAGGAGAACAGCATCGGTTCCCCTGTCTTATCTTCGGCGGAGTATAACAAGATTAAGGGAGAACTTCCACAACGCGATAAGGTAAAATACAGACTTGTCATCGACGATCAAGGTGACGAACAGCTTGTCATCTTCAAACCAGCAGGAGGACCGGACAGTATAAATGGGACTCTGCTGCAAATGGGATATAAGACCGCGCCTCTTCGTGACATTGCCATGCAGCAGCTGCTGATTTTCCTCGTCCTCTCCCTGCTGGCTATGGCTGGCGGTCTTGCGCTCTATCTGCCCGTACTTCGCAGAACATTGGTTCCTCTGAACAGGATGATCCAAGCCGTTGAACAAACAGATGCGGGCAGCCTGGCCGAGCGAGTTCCAGATAAGCTTGGTCAGGAGGAAATAGAGCGTCTGGCCGTTTCATTCAACGGGATGCTTGAGAGACTGGAGCATTCTTTTGAGGCCGAGAGAGAGGCCAAGGAGCAAATGCGGCGTTTCATTGCTGATGCTTCCCATGAGCTTCGCACACCCTTGACCTCAATACACGGGTTTCTTGAAGTACTGCTTCGAGGAGCTGCCGATAATCGTGATCAGCTGTACACTGCGCTGAACAGCATGCATGGGGAATCCACCCGAATCAAGAAGCTCGTTGAAGACCTGCTGCTTCTGGCCAAGTTAGACCGGGCTCCCCAGCTGCAATTGTCCCGAGGCCGGCTTGACGCGCTTATTCTGGAAATGGAGCCTCATTTAAGAATGCTTGCAGGAGAACGCACCGTGCGTTTTGACTTAACGGCAGGGCTGATGGGGAACTATGACCCGGACCAGATCAAACAGGTAATTCTGAATTTATTCAGCAATGCGATCCAGCATACGGATCCGAAAGAGGGCTTGATCCAACTGTCTCTCGTCACAGTGGACCATGAAGCCTTCCTCACAGTGCGTGACAATGGTCCTGGAATTTCAGAAGACCATGCTCAGCATATCTTCGAGCGCTTCTACCGAAGCGATAGCTCTCGAACACGCAGACAGGGCGGAGCGGGTCTTGGACTCTCCATAAGCCAGTCTATTGTTCAAGCCCACAAAGGACGGATCGGCGTTGACAGTAAACCCGGCTCCGGCAGCACCTTCTGGGTAAGGCTTCCCTTACAGCAGGAAGGCAGCTGA